TTCTCTTTTATCTCCCAATTATTTTGTGAAAAATGTAGCAATCCGAACAGCTATGAAAACACAACTCTGGTGAGTCACCTATACCACAGTCAGCAATTAAGCAACAGCAGCAGCAGCCTTATCAAAATAGCCACTCAATTCCGAAATCAAGCTGCTGCAATCACCGTAGGTGATACCGCTGGTGTTGTTAGCGATCGCGATCGCTTTTGCTTTGAGCTTGTTAACGCCCACTGCTACAGAAGCGCCTGGGGTACCCAGAGCCAAGTAGGTTTCTCTTAGACCGTTCAAGCAGCGGTCATCTAGAATGCTGGAGTCTCCAGCGAAAATTGCGTATGTAACATAACGCAAGATAATATCCAAGTCGCGTATACAAGCAGCAGCTCTACGGCTGGTGTAAGCATTACCACCAGGAGCAATCAATTGGGGCTGTTCAGCAAACAACTCGCGAACTGCATCAGCAACTATTGCAGATGAGTTGCTGGTGATACGGTTAACGATGTCTAAGCGCTTGTTGCCATCAGCAACTAAAGCACTCAAAGCGTCCAATTGAGAAGTACTGAGGTATTCACCGCGTGTATCAGCTTGAGCAACTACTTTTGCAAATGCGTCGAGAACCATATCAATCTCCTATGTGTTTTTT
Above is a window of Nostoc sp. UHCC 0702 DNA encoding:
- a CDS encoding phycocyanin subunit beta; this encodes MVLDAFAKVVAQADTRGEYLSTSQLDALSALVADGNKRLDIVNRITSNSSAIVADAVRELFAEQPQLIAPGGNAYTSRRAAACIRDLDIILRYVTYAIFAGDSSILDDRCLNGLRETYLALGTPGASVAVGVNKLKAKAIAIANNTSGITYGDCSSLISELSGYFDKAAAAVA